One genomic region from Paroceanicella profunda encodes:
- a CDS encoding NYN domain-containing protein encodes MFYRDERLALFIDGSNLYAAAKALGFDIDYKLLRSEFMRRGKLVRAFYYTALIENEEYSPIRPLVDWLDYNGFSMVTKAAKEFTDSMGRRKVKGNMDIELAVDAMEMAPHIEHMVLFSGDGDFRPLVAGIQRHGVRVSVVSTIRSSPPMIADELRRQADNFIELEELKDVIGRPPRPQPAQPREDAELSED; translated from the coding sequence ATGTTTTACCGCGATGAACGCCTGGCGTTGTTCATAGACGGCTCCAATCTCTACGCGGCGGCGAAGGCCCTCGGCTTCGACATCGACTACAAGCTCCTCCGCTCGGAGTTCATGCGCCGGGGCAAGCTGGTGCGCGCGTTCTACTACACCGCGCTGATCGAGAACGAGGAATACTCCCCCATTCGCCCCCTCGTCGACTGGCTGGACTACAACGGCTTCTCCATGGTGACCAAGGCCGCCAAGGAGTTCACAGATTCCATGGGCCGGCGCAAGGTCAAGGGCAACATGGACATCGAACTGGCCGTGGACGCGATGGAAATGGCCCCGCATATCGAGCACATGGTGCTGTTCTCCGGCGACGGCGACTTCCGCCCGCTGGTGGCCGGCATCCAGCGCCACGGCGTGCGGGTCTCGGTGGTGTCGACCATCCGCTCCTCGCCGCCGATGATCGCCGACGAGCTGCGCCGCCAGGCCGACAACTTCATCGAGCTCGAGGAGCTGAAGGACGTGATCGGCCGCCCGCCGCGCCCCCAGCCCGCCCAGCCCCGCGAAGACGCCGAACTCAGCGAGGACTGA
- the folK gene encoding 2-amino-4-hydroxy-6-hydroxymethyldihydropteridine diphosphokinase, which translates to MNLIIVAVGSNLQSGPFGATGPLCDALSGMPGESIRPRLVSPWFRSPAWPPGIGPDFVNGALLADTPLGAEESLAALHRIENALGRVRERRWGPRLIDLDLLAWNDLVTPGRAEVEALMALGLEAGNRPAPEHLVLPHPRLHERGFVLAPLLKVAPDWRHPLTGLSVREMHARLPAAALEGLAELPG; encoded by the coding sequence ATGAATCTGATCATTGTTGCCGTAGGGTCAAACCTGCAATCCGGCCCCTTCGGGGCGACCGGCCCGCTCTGCGATGCCCTGTCGGGGATGCCCGGCGAATCGATCCGTCCGCGCTTGGTCTCGCCCTGGTTCCGCAGCCCGGCCTGGCCGCCGGGGATCGGCCCGGACTTCGTGAACGGGGCCCTGCTGGCGGACACGCCCCTGGGCGCGGAGGAGAGCCTTGCTGCACTGCATCGTATTGAAAACGCACTGGGTCGCGTGCGCGAGCGCCGCTGGGGGCCACGGCTGATCGACCTGGACCTGCTGGCCTGGAACGACCTGGTGACCCCGGGGCGCGCCGAGGTGGAAGCCCTGATGGCGCTGGGGTTGGAGGCGGGAAACCGGCCCGCGCCGGAGCATCTCGTGCTGCCGCACCCGCGTCTGCACGAGCGCGGATTCGTGCTTGCGCCCCTGCTGAAGGTGGCGCCGGACTGGCGCCATCCGCTCACCGGACTGAGCGTGCGCGAGATGCACGCGCGCCTGCCCGCCGCCGCGCTGGAGGGGCTTGCGGAGCTTCCCGGCTGA
- the rpoZ gene encoding DNA-directed RNA polymerase subunit omega yields the protein MARVTVEDCVDKIPNRFELVMLAAHRAREIATGSPLTLDRDNDKNPVVALREIADETILVDDLREAAIESHQRQIEVDEPEEDEMAALLLADSPAPKEDDLSEEKLLRALMEAQDPK from the coding sequence ATGGCCCGCGTGACAGTCGAAGATTGCGTCGACAAGATCCCGAACCGGTTCGAGCTCGTCATGCTCGCCGCGCACCGTGCTCGCGAGATCGCGACCGGCTCTCCGCTGACCCTCGATCGCGACAACGACAAGAACCCCGTCGTCGCGCTGCGCGAGATCGCCGACGAGACCATTCTCGTCGATGACCTGCGCGAGGCGGCGATCGAGAGCCATCAGCGCCAGATCGAGGTCGACGAGCCCGAGGAGGACGAGATGGCCGCCCTCCTGCTCGCCGATTCCCCGGCGCCCAAGGAGGACGATCTCTCCGAGGAGAAACTCCTGCGTGCGCTCATGGAGGCGCAGGACCCGAAATGA
- a CDS encoding RelA/SpoT family protein translates to MTKQGGSRTLAAPDEPLAGVKGVVTRPDELIDLVKAYNPNTDEALIERAWVYGARAHAGQFRASGEPYYNHPIEVAKMLTSLRLDDSTIVTALLHDTVEDNAGCTTEEVAEIFGEEIAHLVDGVTKLTKLQIGSRETEQAENFRKLLMAMSRDVRVLLVKLADRLHNMRTIKHLKPYKQEKKARETMDIYAPLAGRMGMQWMREELEDLSFQVLNPDARKSIIHRFATLRKESGDLISQITDDINSALANSGVEAEVYGREKRPYSIWRKMEAKGEAFHRLSDIYGFRIITRSVDDAYRALGAVHRRWVAVPGRFKDYISQPKSNGYRSLHTTVSGRNAKRVEVQIRTREMHEVAEAGVAAHWAYRDGVPSDNPFAVDPFRWVRQLAEEIETTENPAELLEHVKLEMFQDQVFCFTPKGEVVKLPRGATPIDFAYAIHTRIGHSCVGSKVDGRRVPLWTKLKNGQAVEIIRAEGQRPQSSWEEIVVTGRAKSAIRRALKNDRRAADIRMGREIARIAFERIGKQATDKALDTAARSLAIGRGDDLLAKLGSAEITGHEVVASLYPDIATPTVSEPLRDSVDGPIYIGLAAGQDAIAGPCCNPLPGERIIGIAERGRGVVIHAIDCPSLGAFEDQMERWIDLRWNPDAGRGPSNHALLEVVLANDPGALGRVCTLIGELGANISDIDFAERKTDFYRLHVDLELRDVKHLHHIIRALEAESVITQVTRVRQSAVGVTDGVE, encoded by the coding sequence ATGACGAAGCAGGGGGGCAGCCGGACGCTGGCCGCCCCCGACGAGCCCTTGGCAGGAGTGAAGGGTGTGGTTACCCGCCCCGACGAGCTGATCGACCTCGTCAAGGCCTACAATCCCAACACAGATGAGGCTTTGATCGAACGGGCCTGGGTCTACGGGGCCCGGGCGCACGCCGGGCAGTTCCGTGCCTCGGGCGAACCCTATTACAATCATCCCATCGAGGTGGCCAAGATGCTCACCTCGCTCCGGCTGGATGACAGCACCATCGTGACCGCGCTGCTGCATGACACGGTGGAGGACAACGCCGGCTGCACCACCGAGGAGGTGGCGGAGATCTTCGGCGAGGAGATCGCCCATCTCGTCGACGGGGTGACCAAGCTCACCAAGCTGCAGATCGGCTCTCGCGAGACCGAGCAGGCGGAGAATTTCCGCAAGCTTCTCATGGCGATGTCGCGCGATGTGCGCGTGCTGCTCGTGAAGCTCGCCGACCGCCTGCACAACATGCGCACCATCAAGCACCTCAAGCCCTACAAGCAGGAGAAGAAGGCCCGCGAGACCATGGACATCTATGCGCCTCTGGCCGGGCGCATGGGCATGCAGTGGATGCGCGAGGAGCTGGAGGACCTGAGCTTCCAGGTGCTGAACCCGGATGCGCGGAAATCCATCATCCACCGCTTCGCGACCCTGCGCAAGGAAAGCGGCGACCTGATCAGCCAGATCACCGACGACATCAACAGCGCGCTGGCCAATTCCGGCGTGGAGGCCGAGGTCTACGGGCGCGAGAAGCGGCCCTATTCCATCTGGCGCAAGATGGAGGCCAAGGGCGAGGCCTTCCACCGCCTGTCGGACATTTACGGCTTCCGCATCATCACCCGCTCGGTGGACGATGCCTACCGCGCGCTGGGGGCGGTGCACCGGCGCTGGGTGGCGGTTCCCGGCCGGTTCAAGGACTATATCTCCCAGCCCAAGAGCAACGGCTACCGCTCGCTGCACACCACGGTTTCCGGGCGCAACGCCAAGCGCGTGGAGGTGCAGATCCGCACCCGCGAGATGCACGAGGTGGCCGAGGCCGGCGTGGCCGCGCACTGGGCCTACCGCGACGGCGTGCCCTCCGACAACCCTTTCGCGGTGGACCCGTTCCGCTGGGTGCGCCAGCTCGCCGAGGAGATCGAGACCACCGAGAACCCGGCCGAGCTGCTGGAGCACGTGAAGCTGGAGATGTTCCAGGACCAGGTGTTCTGCTTCACGCCCAAGGGCGAGGTGGTGAAGCTGCCGCGCGGCGCCACGCCGATCGACTTCGCCTATGCCATCCACACCCGCATCGGCCATTCCTGCGTGGGCTCGAAGGTCGACGGCCGGCGCGTGCCGCTGTGGACCAAGCTCAAGAACGGCCAGGCGGTGGAGATCATCCGCGCCGAGGGCCAGCGGCCGCAATCCTCCTGGGAGGAGATCGTGGTCACCGGCCGGGCGAAATCCGCCATCCGCCGGGCGCTGAAGAACGACCGCCGCGCCGCCGACATCCGCATGGGCCGCGAGATCGCCCGCATCGCCTTCGAGCGCATCGGCAAGCAGGCGACCGACAAGGCGCTGGACACCGCCGCGCGCAGCCTGGCCATCGGGCGGGGGGACGACCTGCTCGCGAAGCTCGGCTCCGCCGAGATCACCGGGCATGAGGTGGTCGCCTCGCTCTACCCCGACATCGCCACGCCCACGGTGAGCGAGCCGCTGCGCGACAGTGTCGACGGCCCGATCTACATCGGCCTTGCCGCGGGGCAGGACGCGATTGCCGGCCCGTGCTGCAACCCGCTGCCGGGCGAGCGCATCATCGGCATCGCCGAGCGGGGCAGGGGCGTGGTGATCCATGCCATCGACTGCCCCTCCCTCGGCGCCTTCGAGGACCAGATGGAGCGCTGGATCGACCTGCGCTGGAACCCCGATGCCGGCCGCGGCCCGTCGAACCATGCGCTGCTGGAAGTCGTTCTGGCCAATGACCCGGGCGCGCTGGGGCGGGTGTGCACGCTGATCGGTGAGCTGGGAGCCAACATTTCCGACATCGATTTCGCCGAGCGGAAAACCGATTTTTACCGTCTCCATGTTGATCTGGAGCTGCGGGATGTGAAACACCTTCATCATATCATCCGTGCGCTTGAGGCCGAGTCGGTCATCACGCAGGTCACGCGGGTGCGCCAGAGTGCCGTAGGGGTGACGGACGGGGTCGAATGA
- a CDS encoding DUF2062 domain-containing protein, translating to MVFKRRDRLPLADRAREFFYPRKGWRRGIEYLGHRVKRLPDSPHRIAMGFASGAFVSFSPLFGLHFLYAAAVAWVVRGNIIASLIGTAVGNPLTFPFIAITSLGIGRWLLGRGDEGSTFNQVTHAFGEAFGGIWETFQSWLGHGPSALDRLFLFFHDVFLPYFLGGTLAGLGCGAVVYVICRVLVGAYQRRRRGQMLARVKLKMEAAARKRAEAQGKCGLTPQIDPAE from the coding sequence ATGGTCTTCAAGCGGCGCGACAGGCTGCCACTGGCGGACCGGGCCCGGGAGTTCTTCTATCCCCGCAAGGGGTGGCGCCGGGGCATCGAGTACCTGGGCCACCGGGTGAAGCGCCTGCCGGACAGCCCGCACCGCATCGCCATGGGGTTCGCCTCCGGGGCTTTCGTGTCCTTCAGCCCGCTGTTCGGCCTGCATTTTCTCTATGCCGCCGCGGTGGCCTGGGTGGTGCGCGGCAACATCATCGCCTCGCTGATCGGCACTGCGGTGGGCAACCCGCTCACCTTCCCCTTCATCGCCATCACCTCGCTCGGCATCGGCCGCTGGCTGCTCGGCCGCGGCGACGAGGGCTCCACCTTCAACCAGGTGACCCACGCCTTCGGCGAGGCCTTCGGCGGCATCTGGGAAACCTTCCAGAGCTGGCTGGGCCACGGCCCCAGCGCGCTGGACCGGCTGTTCCTGTTCTTCCACGATGTCTTCCTGCCGTATTTCCTCGGCGGCACCCTCGCCGGGCTCGGCTGTGGCGCGGTGGTCTACGTGATCTGCCGGGTGCTGGTCGGGGCCTATCAGCGCCGCCGGCGCGGCCAGATGCTGGCGCGGGTGAAGCTGAAGATGGAGGCTGCGGCGCGCAAGCGGGCCGAGGCGCAGGGGAAATGCGGGCTCACGCCCCAGATCGACCCTGCGGAGTGA
- a CDS encoding pyridoxine 5'-phosphate synthase: protein MPDATAPLKPLGRLRLGVNIDHVATVRNARGGETPDPVRAARLAEAAGADGITAHLREDRRHIGDADIERLVAALTVPLNFEMAATPEMQAIALRHRPHAVCLVPERREERTTEGGLEVAREENRLAHFIAPLREAGCRVSIFIAADQRQIEAAARIGAPVIELHTGAYCDAHNEGRLEARDAELARLRDMAAFAHSIGLEVHAGHGITYETVKPVAAFPEVMELNIGHYLIGEAIFSGLDSAIRRMRALMDEARREAFGDAGAA from the coding sequence ATGCCTGACGCCACCGCCCCCCTGAAGCCCCTCGGCCGGCTGCGCCTCGGGGTGAACATCGACCACGTCGCCACCGTGCGCAACGCCCGTGGCGGCGAAACGCCGGACCCGGTGCGCGCCGCGCGCCTGGCCGAGGCCGCCGGGGCGGACGGCATCACCGCCCACCTGCGCGAGGACCGGCGCCACATCGGCGATGCCGACATCGAGCGGCTGGTCGCGGCCCTCACCGTGCCGCTGAACTTCGAGATGGCCGCCACGCCGGAGATGCAGGCCATCGCCCTGCGCCACCGCCCGCACGCGGTGTGCCTTGTGCCCGAGCGGCGCGAGGAGCGCACCACGGAGGGCGGGCTGGAGGTGGCGCGGGAGGAGAACCGGCTGGCGCATTTCATCGCCCCGCTGCGCGAGGCGGGCTGCCGGGTGAGCATCTTCATCGCCGCCGACCAGCGCCAGATCGAGGCTGCCGCGCGCATCGGCGCCCCGGTGATCGAGCTGCACACCGGCGCCTATTGCGACGCGCATAACGAGGGCCGCCTCGAGGCCCGCGATGCCGAGCTCGCCCGCCTGCGCGACATGGCCGCCTTCGCCCATTCCATCGGGCTGGAGGTGCATGCCGGCCACGGCATCACCTACGAGACGGTGAAGCCCGTTGCCGCCTTCCCGGAGGTGATGGAGCTCAACATCGGCCATTACCTCATTGGCGAGGCGATCTTTTCCGGGCTCGACAGCGCCATCCGCCGCATGCGCGCGCTGATGGACGAGGCCCGGCGCGAGGCATTCGGCGACGCGGGCGCCGCATGA
- the acpS gene encoding holo-ACP synthase, translating to MILGVGTDLANIERIGGTLERFGPRFVNRVFTEIEQRRSERRKERVASYAKRWAAKEACSKALGTGLRMGIAWIEMEVVNLPTGQPTMRLSGGAAERLSRMLPEGHVPHIHVSLTDDHPWAQAFVVIEASPVDR from the coding sequence ATGATCCTCGGGGTCGGGACCGACCTTGCCAACATCGAGCGCATCGGGGGCACGCTGGAGCGGTTCGGCCCCCGGTTCGTCAACCGTGTCTTCACCGAGATCGAGCAGAGGCGGTCCGAGCGCCGCAAGGAACGGGTCGCCTCCTATGCCAAGCGCTGGGCGGCCAAGGAGGCCTGTTCCAAGGCGCTGGGCACCGGGCTGCGCATGGGCATCGCCTGGATCGAGATGGAGGTGGTGAACCTGCCCACCGGCCAGCCGACCATGCGGCTGTCGGGGGGGGCGGCGGAGCGGCTGTCGCGCATGCTGCCGGAGGGGCATGTGCCGCACATCCACGTGTCGCTCACCGACGATCACCCCTGGGCGCAGGCCTTCGTGGTGATCGAAGCCTCGCCGGTGGACCGGTGA